GCGGCGGCGCATCTCAAAGCCGATGGCCGCCTCACCATCATGCTCTGCGCCTTTGCGGGCCCGCCGATGATCCTGCGCCTCTATGGACGCGGCCGCATCGCCCGCAAGGGCACGGATGAATACCGGCGCCATCTCGCTTCCGCCTTCGCGGGAAATGAACCCACGGGCGCACGTCAGATCGTCATCCTCGACATCGACCTCGTGCAAACCTCCTGCGGCTACGGCGTTCCCCTCCACGACTACAAGGCCGAACGCCCCTCGCTGACCAACTGGGCGGACGCTCAGGGCGAGCAGGGCATCGCGGATTACTGGCAGAAAAAGAACCGGGTAAGCATCGACGGCTTGCCGACAGGAGTGGAATGACCATGCTGAAACCCTTCGGCGACGACATCTGGATTGCGGATAGCGCGGATACTGTCGAGGTGGCCGGCTTCCGCTATCCCACACGCATGGCGATCGTGAAGCTCGCCGATGGCGGCCTTTTCATTTGGTCGCCGATGTCGCTGACCGGCGAGTTGCGCGCGGAAGTGGAGGCGCTCGGCCCGGTTCGTCACATCGTCGCGCCGAATTCGCTGCATCATTTGTCTCTTCCCGAGTGGCGGGAGGCTTTTCCGGCCGCGAAGTTCTACGCGCCGCCGGGCCTGCGCGAGAAACGCAAGGACATCGCCTTCGATGCCGACCTCGGCGATGCGCCCGACGCCGATTGGGCGGGCGAGATCGATCAGGTGGTCGTGCGCGGGAACGCCATCACCACCGAACTTGTGTTCTTCCATGTGAAGAGCGGCACCGTCCTCTTCACCGACATCATCCAGCACTTTCCCGCCGGCTGGTTCTCGGGCTGGCGCGCCATCGTCGCGAAGCTCGACCTCATGTCCGCGCCGGAACCCTCCGTGCCACGCAAATTCCGCCTCGCCTTCACAAACCGCCGCGCCGCCCGCGAAGCAATCACGCGCATTCTCGCCTGGCCCGCCGAAAAACTGCTGTTCGCACATGGTGCGCCCGTCACAACGGATGGCAAAGCTGCCATCGCCCGCGCGTTCGGGTGGTTAGTTGGGTAATTTTGAATTGTCCCTTTCTTCCACCCTCCCCTTGGGGGAGGGTCAAACGGCTGCAAGCCGTTTGGGGCGGGGTCGCTGGAGAAAAGACAAATATCATCGCTCGCGAACCGGATGCTCGGGCGATGACCCCGCCCCGAAATTTGTTTCGCTGACGCTCACAAATTATCGACCCTCCCCCAAGGGGAGGGTGGCAGGACAGGTGCATTCCCTCACCCCGTCATTGCGAGCGAAGCGAAGCAATCCAGGGGCCGCAAGCACTGCGCCTGCCGCCCCTGGATTGCTTCGTCGCTCCGCTCCTCGCAATGACGCGGAGGGGACAAACTGAAAACCTACCCCACCACCTCGATCGCCGCCCGCTCTTCCACCGTTTCCTCCGCCGACATCTCCTCCAGCGCGAGGTTGACGATGAATTGTTTGGCGCAGGCTTCCCAGGCGAAGTTCATCGCATAGGCCCGCGCGTCGTCGCGGTTGAGGCGCAAGGCGGCCATGCAGGCAGTCTTCAAATCTTCGTCCAGCGCGCCGGCTTTCATGCCATCCGGTGTAAAGGCGAGCACGTCGCCAGGTCCCTGCACGGGGTAGCCCGCTACCGGCGTTCCCGCCGCCATCGCCTCGATCAGCACGAGGCCGAACGTGTCGGTCCGGCTCGGAAACACGAAGACATCCGCCGCCGCATAGGCTTCCGCGAGTTCGGCGCCGAAAAGCGGCCCCGTGAAATGCGCCTGCGGGAAGCGTTTCTTCAGATATTCGAGCCTCGGTCCCTCGCCGACGATCATCTTCGTGCCGGGAAGGTCGAGTTCGAGGAAGGCTTCGATATTCTTTTCCACCGCGACGCGCCCGACATTGAGCCAGACCGGCCGCGCGAGGCCCTTCGGATGCGCGTCCATCAGGTCCGGGCGGGGCCTGTAGAGATCGGTATCGACGCCGCGCGACCAGATCACGGGCTCGCCGAATCCCCGTTCCCTCAGTTCCTTCTGCAAGGAAGGCGTTGCCACCATCAGCGCCGAGGATTTCCTGTGGAAGCGGCGCAGGAATTCATAGCCCCATGAAAGCGGAATGCCGGTCCGCGCATTCAGATATTCGGCGAAGCGCGTATGGAACGAGGTCGAGAAGGGGATGCCCTTGCGGACGCAGAAGCGGCGCGCGGCAAGTCCCAGCGGCCCTTCGGTCGCGATATGGATGGCGTTGGGGTTCGCCTCGCGGATCATGCGCGCGATCTTGCGGCCCGGAAAAAGCGCCAGCCTTATTTCCGGATAGGTCGGCATCGGCACGGTCGTGAACATGTCGGGCGTGATGAAGGTCACTTCATGGCCCATGCCCTTCAGATGCGCCGTCAGTTGCTGCAGCGTCCGCACCACGCCGTTCACCTGCGGCGGCGCCGCATCCGACACGATCACGATGCGAAGCGTCTCGCAGAAGCGGCCGACATCGCGCGGCAAGGGCTTCCCACGCAACCGGCCGAGCAGGCGCGCGACGCGCCGCCGCCTGCTCGGGGCAGGGGAGAGAGCCGTTACTGATGTGTCATGCATATCAGGCAGCCGTGGGTACGAGCAGGGCGTCGTCTTCATCCGCCGGTTCCGTCTCGCCATTCGCGAGTTCGGTGTCCCAGGAGAAGGTCTGCCAGGTGATGAGCGAGAGGGCGCCCGTTTCGTCTTCGCTGAGCGCGGTGCAGCTTTCCACCCAGTCGCCGTCATTGCAGTAGAGCACGCCGTCGAAGTCGCGGATTTCCGCGTGGTGGATGTGTCCGCAGATCACGCCGTCGACGCCGCGTTCGCGGGCCGAGCGGGCAACGGCGTGTTCGTAGCTCGATATATATTCGACCGCGTTCTTCACCCGGTTCTTCAGGTAAGCCGAGAGCGACCAGTAGGAGAGGCCGAAGAAGCGGCGGATTTCGTGCAGCCAGTTGTTGAGCGCGAGCGCCATGCCATAGGCGCGGTCGCCGAGATGGGCGAGCCATTTCGCGTATTTCACCACGCTGTCGAACTGGTCGCCGTGAATGACGAGGAATTGCCGCCCGTCCGCCGTTTCGTGGATCGCCTCGCCGACGACGTCGACGCCGCCGAAATTGAGGCCGGTATAGTCGCGCAACGCCTCGTCGTGGTTGCCGGGCACATAGATGATGGTCGCGCCCTTGCGCGACTTGCGCAGCAGTTCCTGCACCACCGCATTATGCGCCGCGTTCCAGTACCAGGACCGCTTGATGCGCCAGCCGTCGATGATGTCGCCGACGAGGTAGATGGTGTCGGCGTCGTTGTGGCGGAGAAAGTCGAGCAGCAGCTCGGCCTTGCAGCCGGGGGTGCCCAGGTGAATGTCGGAGAGAAAAAGCGTTCTGTGCTGTTTGCGGTGCCTGGGGCGCGGCCCCAGCAATCTTTCGTCGAGCCCGCCGCGCCTCGCCCTTGCACGGGCTGCTTCCTTGCGGGCTTTCTTCGCGGATTGAGGTGGCGCCGTTTCGCTCGCCTGCCGCGGCCTATCGAACATCGTCGTATCGAACAGGGTCATATTCCTCGTCGATCGTTTTTGCGCCTCATGCGCCGGTCAATTCATCCGTCTGCGGAGCGCCTTGCCGTACCTCCGGGCCAGCCGATCCGTCTTTCGATGACCGGACTATGCGCGCCCTTTGACAAGGTCTTGTGACAGTTCGATGACGTTTATGTGACAGTGCCCGGCGGGTGGCGGGCGAGCCGCTTTATCCCCACATCCCTCCGGCATCGCGCCCGGTTATCCCCGGTTCAGAGGGCCGGTTGACCGGGGACAAGTTTTTCTGGCTAATCCTCCGGCATCGAATTTCATCCCTTGTCGCAACGCATAACGGTTTTGTGACAGTTACGTGACAGTTGGCCTCTGGAGCCCCGTTTTGGCGCTGCGCCGGTTCATCCATATCATCCTCAATCCGACCGCCGGCAGGCGCAAAAGACACCTGCTGGATGCTGTCATCGGACGTCTTCGCGCGGCCGGTGCCGATGTCACGATCGAGCTGACGACAGCGGCCGGTCACGCCACGGAGCTCGCCCGAGCAGCGGCACAATCGGGCAAGCCGGATGTGATCGTAGCGGCGGGCGGCGACGGAACCATCAATGAAGTTGCGCGCGGCCTGCTTGGACAAGGCGTACCGCTCGGCATTCTTCCGCTCGGCACGGCAAATGTGCTTGCCATCGAGATCGGTCTCCGTCCGCAGGCGGAGGAAGTAGCCTCGATGCTGCTTGGCGGGCCCGCGGAGCTGATGGGCACGGGCCTCGTGCAGGGAAAGATATTCCTGATGATGGTCGGCATCGGCTTTGACGGCGAAGTCGTTCACGCAATCGATCCGCGCCTGAAACGCATGTGGGGCAAGGGCGCCTTCATCTGGTCCGGGCTCAAGGCATGGGTGCGCGGCCCGGGCCGCGACATTCTGCTCACAGTCGACGGACGAGAGAAGCG
Above is a window of Parvibaculum lavamentivorans DS-1 DNA encoding:
- a CDS encoding UDP-2,3-diacylglucosamine diphosphatase, translated to MTLFDTTMFDRPRQASETAPPQSAKKARKEAARARARRGGLDERLLGPRPRHRKQHRTLFLSDIHLGTPGCKAELLLDFLRHNDADTIYLVGDIIDGWRIKRSWYWNAAHNAVVQELLRKSRKGATIIYVPGNHDEALRDYTGLNFGGVDVVGEAIHETADGRQFLVIHGDQFDSVVKYAKWLAHLGDRAYGMALALNNWLHEIRRFFGLSYWSLSAYLKNRVKNAVEYISSYEHAVARSARERGVDGVICGHIHHAEIRDFDGVLYCNDGDWVESCTALSEDETGALSLITWQTFSWDTELANGETEPADEDDALLVPTAA
- a CDS encoding diacylglycerol/lipid kinase family protein, coding for MALRRFIHIILNPTAGRRKRHLLDAVIGRLRAAGADVTIELTTAAGHATELARAAAQSGKPDVIVAAGGDGTINEVARGLLGQGVPLGILPLGTANVLAIEIGLRPQAEEVASMLLGGPAELMGTGLVQGKIFLMMVGIGFDGEVVHAIDPRLKRMWGKGAFIWSGLKAWVRGPGRDILLTVDGREKRAAWVVVTNGRHYAGPFVLAPDADITQPGLTLFLFKGKSRFAFALYLAALGFGIAARLSSVEVLPARRIDVTAPHGLAVEVDGDDSGFLPQTIEQGTQFLRLVIPG
- a CDS encoding pyridoxamine 5'-phosphate oxidase family protein, with translation MAKQFPSLTPELKDFIGRQHIFFTASATADSRINLSPKGLDALRVTGDNEVVYLDHTGSGNEAAAHLKADGRLTIMLCAFAGPPMILRLYGRGRIARKGTDEYRRHLASAFAGNEPTGARQIVILDIDLVQTSCGYGVPLHDYKAERPSLTNWADAQGEQGIADYWQKKNRVSIDGLPTGVE
- a CDS encoding DUF4336 domain-containing protein gives rise to the protein MLKPFGDDIWIADSADTVEVAGFRYPTRMAIVKLADGGLFIWSPMSLTGELRAEVEALGPVRHIVAPNSLHHLSLPEWREAFPAAKFYAPPGLREKRKDIAFDADLGDAPDADWAGEIDQVVVRGNAITTELVFFHVKSGTVLFTDIIQHFPAGWFSGWRAIVAKLDLMSAPEPSVPRKFRLAFTNRRAAREAITRILAWPAEKLLFAHGAPVTTDGKAAIARAFGWLVG
- a CDS encoding glycosyltransferase family 4 protein; this encodes MHDTSVTALSPAPSRRRRVARLLGRLRGKPLPRDVGRFCETLRIVIVSDAAPPQVNGVVRTLQQLTAHLKGMGHEVTFITPDMFTTVPMPTYPEIRLALFPGRKIARMIREANPNAIHIATEGPLGLAARRFCVRKGIPFSTSFHTRFAEYLNARTGIPLSWGYEFLRRFHRKSSALMVATPSLQKELRERGFGEPVIWSRGVDTDLYRPRPDLMDAHPKGLARPVWLNVGRVAVEKNIEAFLELDLPGTKMIVGEGPRLEYLKKRFPQAHFTGPLFGAELAEAYAAADVFVFPSRTDTFGLVLIEAMAAGTPVAGYPVQGPGDVLAFTPDGMKAGALDEDLKTACMAALRLNRDDARAYAMNFAWEACAKQFIVNLALEEMSAEETVEERAAIEVVG